The following are encoded in a window of Echeneis naucrates chromosome 19, fEcheNa1.1, whole genome shotgun sequence genomic DNA:
- the lrrc3ca gene encoding leucine-rich repeat-containing protein 3B has translation MSLLADWLLRHSVVMCLLLHSLVLMTFCFHHAATSCSKSCYCSENESSGKTVRCSNLQLTEIPQDIPNDTRRIYLDFNLFTTVPSNAFVGLPHLVELDLSHNELSQLEPGAFRGLGSSLQFLDLSSNKLKNFNPEAFKGLRARANLTNNPWHCDCNLQMALPRVDLEPASLTGIVCQTSDPEEIKVQGLAFLLEPDIDLCVVMKRTTDVVMLVVMFGWFTMVISYLVYYVRANQEDARRHLEYLKSLPSRQGKSEESSTISTVV, from the coding sequence ATGTCCTTACTTGCAGACTGGCTACTGCGCCACTCAGTGGTCATGTGCTTGCTGCTCCACAGTCTGGTGCTAATGACCTTCTGCTTTCACCATGCTGCCACCAGTTGCTCCAAGAGCTGCTATTGCTCTGAGAACGAGAGCAGCGGCAAGACGGTGCGCTGCAGCAATCTGCAACTCACAGAGATCCCGCAAGACATCCCCAATGACACACGACGCATCTACCTGGACTTCAACCTGTTCACGACAGTCCCATCGAATGCTTTTGTAGGTTTGCCCCATCTGGTCGAACTAGATCTATCACACAATGAATTAAGCCAGCTAGAACCAGGGGCATTCCGAGGCCTGGGCTCCTCTCTACAGTTCCTGGACCTTTCTTCTAATAAGTTGAAAAATTTTAACCCTGAGGCCTTTAAGGGACTGCGGGCTCGTGCCAATCTAACTAACAATCCATGGCACTGTGACTGCAATTTACAGATGGCTCTGCCTCGTGTGGACCTAGAGCCTGCGTCTCTGACAGGCATTGTGTGCCAGACTTCAGATccagaggaaataaaagttCAAGGACTTGCGTTCCTATTGGAACCGGACATTGACCTTTGTGTGGTGATGAAGAGGACTACGGATGTGGTCATGCTGGTTGTCATGTTCGGCTGGTTCACCATGGTGATCTCCTACCTGGTCTACTATGTCAGGGCAAACCAAGAGGACGCCCGCAGACACTTGGAGTATCTCAAGTCCTTGCCCAGCAGACAGGGCAAGTCAGAGGAGTCTTCCACCATAAGTACTGTGGTATAG